The region GCGCGAAGCGGCAAGAGCCGTTTCGCCGAGGAGCTGGCCCAACGATTCGGTGCGCCGCTCGGCTACCTGGCCACGGCCCAGACCCTGGACGACGAGATGGCGGAACGGGTCGGGAAGCATCGCCTGCGCCGCGGCGACGCCTGGCAGACCATTGAGGAGCCCCTGCACCTGTCCCGGGCGCTGGCAACCTGCGACGGCACCTGCAATGCGATACTGGTGGACTGCCTCACCCTGTGGCTCTCCAACCTGCTTTTTCACTATGAAGAGCAGAGTGACGACGCCGAGGCGCGCATCCTGGAGGATGTGCACCGCCTGACGGCCGCCCTGCGGGAGATGCAGACCCCGGTGATTGTCGTATCCAACGAGGTCGGCCAGGGGATCGTGCCGGAAAACCGCCTGGCGCGCCGCTTCCGCGACATTGCCGGCCAGGCCAACCAGATTCTGGCGGCCATGGCGGACGAGGTCCACGTGGTCATCAGCGGCATACCGCTCAGGTTGAAATAGCATTCACACAAAAACAAGCTCAC is a window of Geobacter sp. FeAm09 DNA encoding:
- the cobU gene encoding bifunctional adenosylcobinamide kinase/adenosylcobinamide-phosphate guanylyltransferase, encoding MTKTIFITGGARSGKSRFAEELAQRFGAPLGYLATAQTLDDEMAERVGKHRLRRGDAWQTIEEPLHLSRALATCDGTCNAILVDCLTLWLSNLLFHYEEQSDDAEARILEDVHRLTAALREMQTPVIVVSNEVGQGIVPENRLARRFRDIAGQANQILAAMADEVHVVISGIPLRLK